A region from the Colwellia sp. PAMC 21821 genome encodes:
- the queE gene encoding 7-carboxy-7-deazaguanine synthase QueE produces the protein MTTRYKINELFETLQGEGSFTGQPSIFLRLQGCPVGCSWCDTKHTWDIHPELEIPSKTLLGKSEETEQWSNLSLDDMAAIFSQQGYKAKHIVITGGEPCMVDLTELCLYFEAQGYSCQVETSGTFEIRVSEQCWVTVSPKVNMRGGYEILASAMQRANEIKHPVATEQHIDDLKALLAEHKVADKQIYLQPISQKQRATELAIATCIENNWRLSVQVHKYIGIE, from the coding sequence ATGACCACACGTTATAAAATAAATGAATTGTTTGAAACTCTGCAAGGCGAAGGCTCTTTTACCGGCCAACCGTCAATTTTTCTTCGTTTACAAGGCTGTCCAGTGGGCTGTTCTTGGTGCGATACTAAGCATACTTGGGATATCCATCCTGAATTAGAGATCCCTAGCAAAACACTATTAGGTAAGTCAGAAGAGACCGAACAATGGTCGAATTTATCACTTGATGATATGGCTGCAATATTTAGTCAGCAGGGCTATAAAGCTAAACATATTGTGATCACCGGCGGTGAACCCTGCATGGTCGATTTAACCGAGTTGTGTTTATATTTTGAAGCACAGGGTTATAGTTGTCAGGTTGAAACTTCAGGTACTTTTGAAATTCGAGTCTCTGAGCAATGTTGGGTAACGGTTTCACCAAAAGTTAATATGCGTGGTGGTTACGAAATTTTAGCCAGTGCCATGCAACGTGCTAATGAAATTAAGCACCCAGTGGCAACTGAGCAACATATTGACGACTTAAAAGCATTATTGGCGGAGCATAAAGTAGCAGACAAGCAAATTTACTTACAACCGATCAGCCAAAAACAAAGGGCTACCGAACTTGCTATTGCCACGTGTATCGAAAATAACTGGCGCTTGTCAGTACAAGTTCACAAATACATTGGTATTGAATAG
- a CDS encoding ElyC/SanA/YdcF family protein, translating to MDLFLLKKIISLMIMPLSVIVFLLVIAILFYRIKPKFSFVALLTATALLIITTLPPISDALMAPLEDNYPAFTRSDKPVDYIIILGGVHTTVEGLPATSQLKSSSLERLVEAIRIYRLHPEAQIITSGFSGGDVSSNAQKVKQAAVLLGVPAHRIITENYPQDTEEEAQLIAPRVLNRNVVLVTSANHLPRAMAYFEKYGINAIPAPASPWVKKNGLTPWQYYLPSAKKLQQTSTAWHETLGRIVQWFKS from the coding sequence ATGGATTTATTTTTACTAAAAAAAATTATCAGCTTAATGATAATGCCACTCAGCGTTATCGTTTTCCTGTTAGTTATCGCTATTTTATTTTATCGTATTAAGCCAAAATTCAGTTTTGTTGCATTGTTAACGGCAACCGCTTTATTAATAATAACTACCCTACCACCTATTTCAGACGCCTTAATGGCACCATTAGAAGATAACTATCCAGCCTTTACCCGCAGCGATAAGCCTGTAGATTATATTATTATTTTAGGCGGTGTTCACACTACAGTTGAGGGCTTACCAGCGACAAGTCAGTTAAAATCCAGTTCGCTAGAAAGGTTAGTTGAAGCTATCCGTATCTATCGATTACACCCAGAAGCGCAAATAATAACCTCAGGGTTTTCAGGTGGTGATGTTAGCTCAAATGCGCAAAAGGTTAAGCAAGCAGCTGTGTTATTAGGTGTACCCGCACATAGGATTATCACTGAAAACTACCCGCAAGATACCGAGGAGGAAGCACAACTCATCGCACCACGAGTGCTCAATAGAAATGTAGTTTTAGTCACTAGCGCTAACCATTTACCTAGAGCCATGGCCTATTTTGAAAAATACGGTATCAATGCGATCCCCGCACCGGCAAGTCCCTGGGTGAAGAAAAACGGACTTACTCCATGGCAGTATTACTTACCGAGTGCAAAAAAATTGCAACAAACTAGTACCGCTTGGCACGAAACATTGGGTCGGATCGTGCAATGGTTTAAAAGCTAA
- the lysC gene encoding lysine-sensitive aspartokinase 3 produces MSVNVKQVNTNNITVAKFGGTSVADYQAMLRCADIIKKNTTNRLVVVSASAGVTNHLVRLSQADVSTTEREQIMTNIADIQFAITENFTHQESINNEISALLTSLRGFAEQQAQQHTTKNGDEILSFGEQFSSRIFAQVLQSVGVNGHYFDARQVMKTDNLYGKAQVDLTQIAANAKTFLLPLLTEQVIVTQGFIGSDQQGNTTTLGRGGSDYSAALLAEAIEASNLSIWTDVVGIFTTDPRITDQARSINEISFGEAAEMATFGAKILHPATLIPAMRQDIPVFVGSSKEPDAGGTRIQREVESNPTYRSIALRREQTLVTVKSPQMLHASGFLAKVFTVLAKHQLSVDLITTSEISVAMTFDNPHGSTQALLTKAVVEELEQLCEVSVEHGLSLIAVIGNKIHGTKGVGSSIFDKVNDFNIRMICHGASNHNLCFLVPEADANQVVERLHATLFSG; encoded by the coding sequence ATGTCTGTTAACGTTAAACAAGTTAATACCAACAATATTACCGTTGCAAAATTTGGCGGCACCAGTGTTGCTGATTATCAAGCCATGCTGCGTTGCGCGGATATTATCAAAAAAAATACCACTAACCGCTTAGTCGTAGTATCAGCAAGTGCGGGGGTAACTAATCATTTAGTACGCTTAAGTCAAGCTGATGTTAGTACCACGGAACGTGAACAAATAATGACTAATATCGCAGATATTCAATTTGCGATAACTGAAAACTTTACCCACCAAGAAAGTATTAATAATGAAATATCAGCATTATTAACTTCATTACGCGGTTTTGCGGAGCAACAAGCACAGCAACATACCACGAAAAACGGTGATGAAATTTTAAGTTTTGGCGAACAATTCAGTTCACGTATTTTTGCTCAAGTATTACAATCTGTTGGTGTTAATGGTCATTACTTTGATGCTCGACAAGTTATGAAAACCGATAATTTGTATGGCAAAGCCCAAGTTGATTTAACCCAAATAGCCGCTAATGCTAAAACATTCCTGCTACCTTTGCTTACTGAGCAAGTTATCGTGACACAAGGTTTTATTGGTAGCGATCAACAAGGTAACACGACAACACTGGGTCGAGGTGGTTCTGATTATAGTGCAGCATTGCTAGCAGAAGCTATTGAAGCCAGTAATTTAAGTATTTGGACTGATGTAGTGGGCATTTTCACTACTGATCCTCGTATTACTGATCAAGCGCGTTCGATTAATGAAATAAGCTTTGGTGAAGCGGCAGAAATGGCAACATTTGGCGCTAAAATTCTTCACCCGGCAACACTTATACCCGCCATGCGCCAAGATATCCCTGTATTTGTTGGTTCAAGTAAAGAACCTGATGCGGGCGGTACAAGAATACAGCGCGAGGTTGAATCTAATCCGACCTATCGTTCAATTGCGCTGCGTCGAGAGCAAACTCTGGTAACCGTTAAAAGCCCGCAAATGCTTCACGCCAGTGGCTTTTTAGCAAAAGTTTTTACTGTATTAGCTAAGCATCAACTCAGTGTTGATTTAATCACGACCAGTGAAATCAGTGTTGCGATGACCTTTGATAACCCACATGGTTCAACACAAGCCTTGCTCACTAAAGCGGTTGTAGAAGAGTTAGAGCAACTTTGTGAAGTCAGCGTTGAACATGGTTTGAGTTTAATTGCGGTGATCGGTAATAAAATTCATGGCACTAAAGGGGTTGGTAGCAGCATTTTTGATAAAGTGAATGATTTCAATATTCGCATGATTTGTCATGGTGCGAGTAATCACAACCTTTGCTTCTTGGTACCAGAAGCTGATGCTAACCAAGTCGTTGAACGATTACACGCGACTTTATTTTCTGGTTAA
- the pdsR gene encoding proteobacterial dedicated sortase system response regulator translates to MSKRIAIVEDDAAIRENYADVLRLQGYQVQTYANKNSAMDAFNLRLPNLAILDIGLEHEYDAGFELCQWLRSKSTTLPIIFLTARDSDVDTVSGLRIGADDYLTKDISLPHLSARIAALFRRQDALGKPQQADHMLTIGPLTVDSQRMTIQWQSQHVELTITEFWMLYALAKHPGHVKNRSQLMQDSKIYVDDSTITSHIKRIRKKFTHIDNDFNCIETVYGMGYRWNQSPVEATGN, encoded by the coding sequence ATGTCGAAACGTATCGCTATTGTTGAAGATGATGCCGCCATCAGAGAAAACTACGCAGATGTACTGCGCCTGCAAGGTTATCAAGTACAAACCTATGCTAATAAAAATAGCGCGATGGATGCGTTTAATTTACGCTTACCTAATTTAGCCATTTTAGATATTGGCCTTGAGCACGAATACGATGCTGGGTTCGAGTTATGCCAATGGCTGCGCTCGAAATCGACAACCTTACCCATTATTTTTTTAACCGCACGTGACAGTGATGTAGACACGGTTTCGGGATTGCGTATCGGCGCTGACGATTACCTCACTAAAGATATTAGTTTACCGCACCTGTCTGCACGTATTGCTGCGCTTTTTCGCCGCCAAGACGCTTTAGGTAAACCACAACAAGCGGATCACATGTTAACTATTGGGCCATTAACGGTAGATAGTCAGCGTATGACCATACAATGGCAAAGTCAGCATGTAGAGTTAACCATTACCGAGTTTTGGATGCTATACGCCTTAGCGAAACACCCAGGACATGTAAAGAACCGCAGTCAGTTGATGCAAGACTCGAAAATTTACGTTGATGACTCAACCATTACCTCACATATCAAACGAATACGTAAAAAATTCACTCATATCGATAACGACTTTAATTGTATTGAAACAGTTTATGGCATGGGCTATCGCTGGAACCAAAGCCCAGTAGAAGCTACAGGTAACTAA
- a CDS encoding Nif3-like dinuclear metal center hexameric protein, with amino-acid sequence MQLHEFEHYLNTLLKPEQIKDFCPNGLQIQGRDKIVKVITGVTATQALIDQAIAEKADALVVHHGFFWKNESYVIRGMKHKRIKALLANDISLFAYHLPLDIHPILGNNAQLAKLFSIDNVAPLEVGNALSVAVRGEFSTELCPQVLEQRISEQLKRKCLHIPAPSNKAIKTVAWCSGGGQGYIELAAEQGIDAFISGEVSEQTTHVAREMDIHFYCAGHHATERYGAKALAEHFNQHLPVDAKFIDIDNPA; translated from the coding sequence ATGCAACTTCATGAATTTGAACACTATTTAAATACCTTATTAAAGCCTGAACAAATCAAAGACTTTTGTCCGAATGGCCTTCAAATACAGGGACGTGACAAAATCGTTAAGGTTATTACTGGGGTGACAGCAACACAAGCATTGATAGATCAAGCTATCGCGGAAAAAGCCGATGCTTTAGTGGTGCATCATGGTTTCTTTTGGAAGAATGAAAGCTATGTCATTCGCGGTATGAAACATAAACGTATTAAAGCTTTACTGGCAAATGATATTAGTTTATTTGCTTACCATTTACCGTTAGATATTCATCCTATTTTGGGTAATAACGCGCAACTTGCAAAATTATTTTCCATAGATAATGTTGCACCACTAGAAGTGGGTAATGCCTTGAGTGTAGCGGTACGCGGTGAGTTCAGTACTGAGTTGTGTCCACAAGTGCTTGAGCAACGCATAAGTGAGCAATTGAAACGCAAATGCTTGCATATACCTGCGCCTTCAAATAAAGCGATTAAAACTGTTGCTTGGTGCAGCGGTGGTGGTCAAGGCTATATTGAATTGGCCGCAGAGCAAGGCATAGACGCTTTTATTAGTGGTGAAGTGTCTGAGCAAACGACTCATGTCGCGCGCGAAATGGATATTCATTTCTATTGTGCTGGTCATCATGCTACCGAGCGTTACGGTGCTAAAGCACTCGCTGAGCATTTTAATCAACACTTGCCAGTTGACGCTAAATTTATTGATATTGATAACCCTGCGTAA
- the pdsS gene encoding proteobacterial dedicated sortase system histidine kinase, producing MAMKWRFGLRSKLLLLSSFLFTIPWFGYQYVWEMEKYLRYGQEQTIIGTARALATAMHERANLFNNQASFLPSVEKGKDLYSYGLSAPIQLDGLNQDWPDFANKAHFYQQNNQLYSQLTPEKLSINFTAAVGTYGKYLYLYFAVIDDKVIYRDINARSITNNDHLELAFINPQGVFSRFIISNKTTGWIDAYRITDIQDDIPVPARQIQGHWRDTQQGYNVEVRVPLTEFNDNIAFAVHDVDSPLGVIEASLGSADPSSAETLGTILVPSPEIERIVKGMSYTNSSIWVVDQHHRVLATTGNIKKASGVWNKRVNLNNERIDNADENVLISAWFAFESKILKPLYEKILTQPPSNFIDQLYDSENLTGKHIESALAGEPMSQWRLSTDQQAVVLSAAYPIFIDESVKGAVIVEETTNGIRTLRNQALEKLFSSILAIMLIGALAFFLFASRISNRIRTLSNQAEMAIDEHGRINGNVDTSTTNDEIGDLSRSFSTAVNRLGQYNHYLENMSSRLSHELRTPIAVVRTSLETLAMQQQSINTTTRENGDNEQNSAIENPYLVRAQHGIERLSLILTNMNEATRIEQMLENTDKCLFDLGQVFNGCMQGYRLIYPKINFSFSELAIGKVQVLGSPEHIAQLLDKVIANAVEFSDDENIAVSVEKQNHQVTLVISNNGELLPEEMSEQLFDSMVSIRKKHNNEQPHLGLGLYIARLICQFHSGTIKAVNKQNQQGVEVIIMLPVTK from the coding sequence ATGGCAATGAAATGGCGTTTTGGCCTAAGAAGTAAGCTGCTATTATTATCAAGCTTTCTATTTACCATTCCTTGGTTTGGCTATCAATATGTTTGGGAAATGGAAAAATACCTACGATATGGCCAAGAGCAAACTATTATCGGCACAGCAAGAGCACTAGCTACCGCTATGCATGAACGGGCTAATCTATTTAACAACCAAGCCAGTTTTTTACCCAGTGTTGAAAAAGGCAAAGACTTATATAGTTATGGTTTGTCAGCGCCGATCCAGCTCGATGGATTGAATCAAGACTGGCCCGACTTTGCCAATAAAGCGCACTTTTATCAACAAAATAACCAACTTTATAGCCAATTAACACCAGAGAAGCTTTCAATAAACTTTACCGCTGCTGTAGGCACTTACGGTAAATATTTATATTTATACTTTGCTGTTATAGACGACAAAGTCATTTATCGTGACATCAATGCCCGCAGTATCACCAATAATGATCATTTAGAGCTCGCCTTTATCAATCCACAAGGCGTATTTAGTCGCTTTATTATTAGCAATAAAACCACCGGTTGGATAGACGCATACCGTATCACTGATATTCAAGATGATATTCCGGTACCGGCAAGACAAATTCAAGGACATTGGCGCGATACTCAGCAAGGTTATAACGTCGAGGTACGTGTGCCGTTAACTGAATTTAACGATAACATTGCCTTTGCCGTTCATGATGTAGACAGCCCGTTAGGTGTAATTGAAGCATCACTTGGCTCGGCCGATCCAAGCTCTGCCGAAACGTTAGGTACTATTTTAGTGCCCTCGCCTGAAATTGAACGCATTGTAAAAGGAATGAGCTACACCAACTCCAGCATATGGGTTGTTGACCAACATCACCGTGTTTTAGCCACAACTGGGAACATAAAAAAAGCCAGCGGTGTGTGGAATAAGCGCGTTAATCTCAATAATGAACGTATCGATAATGCAGATGAAAATGTTCTAATATCGGCTTGGTTTGCTTTTGAAAGTAAAATACTTAAGCCATTATATGAAAAAATTCTCACTCAGCCACCGAGTAACTTTATCGATCAACTTTATGATTCAGAAAACCTCACCGGCAAACATATCGAAAGTGCTTTAGCTGGTGAACCCATGTCGCAATGGCGTTTAAGTACCGATCAACAAGCGGTAGTGCTATCGGCCGCCTACCCCATATTTATCGATGAAAGTGTTAAAGGCGCGGTAATTGTAGAAGAAACGACGAATGGCATTCGTACATTAAGAAATCAGGCATTAGAAAAGCTTTTCAGTTCTATTTTAGCCATTATGTTAATAGGCGCTTTAGCCTTTTTCTTGTTTGCTTCGCGGATTTCAAACCGGATCAGAACCTTAAGCAATCAAGCCGAAATGGCTATCGATGAACACGGCCGCATTAACGGCAATGTTGATACCTCGACCACCAATGACGAGATTGGCGATTTATCGCGGAGTTTCTCGACCGCTGTTAATCGACTCGGACAATATAATCACTATTTAGAAAATATGTCTTCTCGGTTATCTCATGAATTGCGCACGCCAATTGCTGTTGTGCGCACATCCCTAGAAACCTTAGCCATGCAGCAACAAAGTATCAATACAACAACACGAGAAAATGGTGATAATGAACAAAATTCAGCGATTGAAAATCCCTATTTAGTGCGTGCTCAACATGGTATTGAGCGCTTAAGTTTAATCTTAACCAATATGAATGAAGCAACTCGCATTGAGCAAATGTTAGAAAATACCGATAAGTGTTTGTTCGATTTAGGTCAGGTGTTCAACGGTTGCATGCAAGGTTACCGACTAATTTATCCGAAGATTAACTTTTCGTTTAGCGAATTAGCCATAGGTAAAGTACAAGTATTAGGTTCACCAGAGCATATAGCGCAGTTATTAGATAAAGTTATCGCCAATGCGGTCGAGTTTTCTGATGATGAAAATATTGCAGTCAGCGTTGAAAAGCAGAATCACCAGGTCACATTAGTTATTAGCAACAACGGTGAATTATTACCTGAAGAAATGAGCGAGCAGCTATTTGACTCTATGGTATCCATCAGGAAGAAACACAATAATGAACAACCACATTTAGGTTTAGGTTTGTATATAGCGCGATTAATATGTCAATTTCATAGCGGCACAATAAAGGCAGTAAATAAACAAAATCAACAAGGCGTTGAGGTGATTATTATGCTGCCAGTGACAAAGTAA
- a CDS encoding LysM peptidoglycan-binding domain-containing protein has translation MKYKTLSIATVLLLSGCQSISNQNESNKLEANSGKQVLIDVASSGEINQALLVDEAIDVIHPVADGNVDLGNDDQESYLTDDVWQRIRSKLQFSIPDNPRVASQRAWFVKHPTYLTRVAKRAEPFLYYIVEALEANDIPIEIALLPIVESAFDPFAYSHGRASGMWQFVPGTGKRFGMKQNWWYDGRRDVVASTQGAIKYLKYLNKFFDGDWMLALAAYNSGEGRVRRAVRKNQKQNLPTDFWSLDLPKETRAYVPKLLALADIVKRSDELKIKLHEIDNSSVITQVDIGSQLDLAKAAQLADLTLTELQRLNPGFNRWATDPDGPHYLLLPNHKIATFEQGLAKLSKKERLAWQRYKIKSGDSLGKIAQQFNTEIDLIKQVNNVKGNQIRAGKFLLIPVATASLDSYLLSQNQRLAKTQNKVLAGEKRIHIVKSGDTLWDLSRTYNVSTRSIAKWNAMAPRDTIKPGQKLVIWQKTAVKELTINSLTPGEKAIIRNINYRVRKGDSFARIADKFNVSIKDIERWNSLNRAKYLQPGQMLKLSVDVTNNI, from the coding sequence ATGAAGTATAAAACCTTATCTATCGCAACCGTACTCTTATTGTCCGGTTGCCAATCAATATCAAATCAGAACGAATCGAATAAACTTGAAGCTAACTCAGGAAAACAAGTACTTATCGACGTAGCTTCATCGGGAGAAATTAATCAGGCATTGCTGGTTGATGAAGCCATTGACGTAATTCATCCTGTTGCCGATGGTAACGTGGACCTTGGTAATGACGATCAAGAAAGCTACTTAACCGATGATGTTTGGCAAAGAATTCGCAGTAAACTACAGTTTTCAATACCGGATAATCCTCGTGTTGCTAGTCAAAGGGCTTGGTTTGTTAAACACCCCACTTATTTAACTCGCGTAGCAAAACGGGCTGAGCCGTTCTTGTATTACATCGTTGAAGCATTAGAAGCAAACGATATACCCATCGAAATTGCCTTGTTACCTATTGTTGAAAGTGCGTTTGACCCTTTTGCTTACTCCCATGGCCGAGCCTCTGGCATGTGGCAATTTGTACCTGGCACAGGCAAACGTTTTGGCATGAAACAAAATTGGTGGTATGACGGACGCAGAGATGTTGTGGCTTCAACCCAAGGTGCTATTAAATATTTAAAATATTTAAACAAATTTTTTGATGGCGATTGGATGCTAGCATTAGCAGCATACAACTCCGGTGAAGGCCGAGTAAGACGAGCGGTTAGAAAAAACCAAAAGCAAAACCTTCCTACCGACTTTTGGTCTCTAGATTTACCAAAAGAAACGCGCGCCTATGTGCCGAAGTTATTAGCGTTAGCTGACATCGTTAAACGTAGCGATGAATTAAAAATTAAATTGCACGAAATTGATAATAGCTCGGTGATCACACAAGTTGATATTGGTTCACAACTTGATTTAGCCAAAGCCGCGCAATTAGCCGATTTAACTTTAACCGAGTTACAACGACTTAACCCTGGCTTTAACCGTTGGGCAACCGACCCTGACGGACCACACTATTTATTGCTACCCAACCATAAGATTGCGACATTTGAACAAGGTTTAGCAAAATTAAGCAAAAAAGAGCGCTTAGCTTGGCAACGATATAAAATTAAAAGTGGTGACAGTTTAGGTAAAATCGCGCAACAATTTAATACCGAAATTGATTTGATCAAACAAGTAAATAACGTTAAAGGCAATCAGATCAGAGCCGGTAAGTTTTTATTAATACCTGTCGCTACCGCTTCTTTAGATAGTTATTTGTTATCTCAAAATCAACGCTTAGCAAAAACGCAAAATAAAGTACTGGCTGGTGAAAAACGTATTCATATCGTGAAGTCTGGTGATACTTTATGGGACTTAAGCCGTACCTATAATGTTTCTACCCGTAGCATTGCAAAATGGAACGCCATGGCACCTAGAGACACGATTAAGCCTGGACAAAAACTCGTAATCTGGCAAAAAACAGCGGTTAAAGAATTAACCATAAATAGCCTAACGCCCGGTGAAAAAGCGATAATTCGCAACATTAATTATCGTGTGCGCAAAGGTGATTCTTTTGCCCGCATCGCCGACAAGTTCAATGTGTCTATTAAAGATATTGAACGTTG
- the queC gene encoding 7-cyano-7-deazaguanine synthase QueC has protein sequence MSNKVVVIFSGGMDSFTVLHRALKDGKEVYALTFDYGQKHVKEIACASKVCQQLNVAHKVIDISAINQLLAGSSLTDDIDIPEGHYEAESMKSTVVPNRNMILLSLAVGYAVSVKASQVYYGAHSGDHAIYPDCRPEFVMKMNDVCKIANYEAVEIFSPYLTNSKSDILTDGLNMGLSYNDTWTCYNGREKACGKCGACQERLEAFADNNVTDPLAYE, from the coding sequence ATGAGTAATAAAGTCGTAGTAATTTTTTCCGGTGGCATGGATTCTTTCACTGTACTGCACCGTGCTTTAAAAGATGGTAAAGAAGTTTATGCTTTAACCTTTGATTATGGCCAAAAACACGTGAAAGAAATTGCCTGTGCCAGTAAAGTTTGTCAGCAATTGAATGTTGCTCATAAGGTTATTGATATATCTGCGATCAACCAATTATTAGCCGGATCATCTTTAACGGATGACATCGATATTCCAGAAGGACATTACGAAGCCGAAAGTATGAAATCAACGGTAGTGCCAAACCGAAATATGATTTTACTGTCACTTGCTGTAGGTTATGCGGTATCCGTTAAAGCTTCACAAGTTTATTACGGTGCTCATTCTGGCGACCATGCTATTTACCCTGATTGCCGTCCTGAATTTGTCATGAAAATGAATGACGTTTGTAAAATTGCTAACTATGAAGCCGTTGAAATTTTTAGTCCGTATTTAACTAACAGCAAATCAGATATTTTAACTGATGGTTTGAACATGGGCTTGAGCTACAATGACACGTGGACTTGTTACAATGGCCGCGAAAAAGCCTGTGGTAAATGTGGTGCATGTCAGGAACGCTTAGAAGCTTTTGCTGACAATAATGTGACTGACCCATTAGCCTATGAATAA
- the gloB gene encoding hydroxyacylglutathione hydrolase has translation MMKVSMIKAFSDNYIWAISSNTSQNMALVDPGDASVCIEFIEQQQLQLSNILITHHHADHVGGINTLVEYCKNKQWPLTIYGPESENIPHCDVALNDSHTVKLADLGFEFSIIDLPGHTSGHIAYLSQDNLFCGDTLFSGGCGRLFEGTPSQMLSSLEKLSALPERTHVYCAHEYTQANLNFALTVEPGNSELVHYYNQVLQKREQGIATIPTSIMLEKKINPFLRCHEPSLMTSASEYSEVKVEDKLKAFTIIRAWKDIF, from the coding sequence ATTATGAAAGTTTCCATGATAAAGGCCTTTTCAGATAATTATATTTGGGCAATTTCATCAAACACAAGTCAAAACATGGCCTTAGTCGACCCAGGTGACGCCAGTGTTTGTATCGAATTTATAGAGCAGCAACAATTACAGTTATCAAATATTTTGATCACGCATCATCACGCTGATCATGTTGGTGGTATCAACACACTGGTTGAATATTGTAAAAACAAGCAATGGCCATTGACCATTTATGGTCCAGAGAGTGAAAACATTCCACATTGTGATGTAGCGCTCAATGACAGCCATACCGTAAAGTTAGCAGATTTAGGCTTTGAATTTTCCATTATTGACCTGCCAGGACATACCAGCGGCCATATTGCTTATTTATCGCAAGACAATTTATTTTGTGGCGACACTTTATTTTCTGGCGGCTGTGGCAGACTGTTCGAAGGTACACCAAGTCAAATGCTCTCATCATTAGAAAAGCTTAGTGCATTGCCTGAGCGCACGCACGTATATTGCGCACATGAATATACTCAAGCTAACCTTAACTTTGCCTTAACCGTTGAGCCTGGTAATAGCGAACTAGTTCATTATTACAATCAAGTGTTACAAAAACGCGAACAAGGCATAGCGACTATTCCAACATCTATTATGCTTGAAAAGAAAATCAATCCTTTTTTACGGTGCCATGAGCCTAGTTTGATGACAAGCGCTAGTGAGTACAGTGAAGTTAAAGTTGAGGATAAACTGAAAGCCTTTACCATTATTCGCGCTTGGAAAGACATTTTCTAA
- a CDS encoding class I SAM-dependent methyltransferase, whose protein sequence is MKPALAFRHPDYPTSWQHLPNGELIVANINQTLAPWWSKFFGYHLLKIGALSGEVDSTESPIKHQLTLSNQLGNGDLVAEIDDLPLLEHSIDVCVLAHALEFSLDPHHVVREANRVLIPNGYLVITGFNPFSLAGLNQFIPYRRNKTPWNERLFSPMRVKDWLHLMGFEIQLDQRFLHSTLSGQITQGVLSNHWHNIASRFFPSLGSVYVIVAKKRVLPLTPIKAKWQLRPRFEPVKVPTMNSSRKTNKQDNK, encoded by the coding sequence ATGAAGCCAGCACTCGCGTTTAGGCATCCTGATTATCCAACATCTTGGCAGCATTTACCCAATGGTGAGCTCATTGTTGCGAATATTAATCAAACACTGGCACCTTGGTGGTCAAAATTTTTTGGTTATCATTTGCTAAAAATTGGTGCCTTAAGTGGTGAAGTTGACAGCACAGAAAGTCCTATTAAACATCAATTAACCTTAAGTAATCAACTCGGAAACGGTGATTTGGTTGCTGAAATTGATGATTTACCCTTACTAGAACACAGTATTGATGTTTGTGTGTTGGCACATGCATTAGAGTTTTCATTAGACCCTCATCATGTTGTGCGTGAAGCTAACCGTGTATTAATTCCGAACGGCTATTTAGTGATCACAGGTTTTAATCCTTTTAGTTTAGCTGGTCTTAATCAATTTATACCCTACAGACGTAATAAAACCCCGTGGAATGAAAGATTATTTTCACCCATGCGTGTTAAAGATTGGCTACATTTAATGGGCTTTGAAATACAACTTGATCAGCGGTTTTTACATTCAACATTATCTGGGCAAATAACGCAGGGGGTATTAAGTAACCATTGGCATAATATAGCGTCACGCTTCTTTCCAAGTTTAGGCTCAGTGTATGTTATTGTGGCAAAAAAACGGGTACTACCTTTAACACCGATTAAAGCAAAGTGGCAACTTAGACCGCGCTTTGAACCCGTAAAAGTCCCCACAATGAATTCATCAAGAAAAACAAATAAGCAAGATAATAAATAA